A stretch of Phycisphaerae bacterium DNA encodes these proteins:
- a CDS encoding glycoside hydrolase family 43 protein produces MIKNPILPGFNPDPSIVRVNDDYYIANSTFEWFPGVAIYHSKDLVNWELAGYALNSTKYIDLLGNPTSGGVWAPCLTYSDGLFYLVYSDVKTQKGPYKDVHNYLITAKNIKGPWSEPVFLNSSGFDASMFHDDDGKKWLLNELHDHRDRAKRFAGILIQEYDPKTKKLVGPIRNIFKGSPIGVTEGPHIYKLNGYYYLMTAEGGTGPNHAVTLARSKNLFGPYEIQPDNPIITSRNDPDLPFQRSGHGSLVETQNGQWYIAHLCSRPIPKSEKPFRRSVLGRETAIQKVKWCDDGWLRLENDSNRPQATVPAPRLPLHPFKPEPARDDFNGKTLNLHLNTLRVPPDESWLSLTQRPGWLRIYGRESLGSKFRQSMVARRITSLNCIAETCVEFEPKTFQQAAGLICFYDTQNYYYLKITDNETTGKCVTVCYSQNDVYTELTTQMFPVSQKACYLRAEIDYDKLTFSYSLDGKDWKKINAVFDITTLSDEYCQEGSFTGAFVGICAQDMAGTKTKADFDYFEYQTK; encoded by the coding sequence ATGATTAAAAATCCTATTTTGCCGGGTTTTAATCCCGACCCGTCAATCGTCAGAGTCAACGACGATTATTACATTGCAAACTCCACTTTCGAATGGTTTCCCGGCGTGGCAATCTATCATTCCAAAGACCTTGTGAACTGGGAATTGGCCGGTTATGCACTTAATTCAACCAAATATATCGACCTTTTGGGCAATCCAACTTCCGGCGGAGTGTGGGCCCCCTGCCTGACTTATTCTGACGGATTATTCTATCTGGTTTACTCCGATGTTAAAACCCAAAAAGGCCCATATAAAGATGTTCATAATTATTTAATAACCGCGAAAAATATTAAAGGGCCGTGGTCTGAACCGGTTTTCCTGAACAGTTCCGGTTTTGACGCATCAATGTTTCACGATGATGACGGAAAAAAATGGCTGCTTAACGAGCTGCACGACCACCGCGACCGCGCCAAAAGATTTGCAGGAATTCTCATACAGGAATACGACCCGAAGACAAAAAAACTTGTCGGACCGATTAGAAATATTTTTAAAGGTTCTCCTATCGGCGTTACTGAAGGACCCCATATATATAAACTCAACGGATACTATTATCTTATGACCGCAGAAGGCGGCACAGGTCCTAATCACGCGGTAACACTGGCAAGGTCGAAAAATCTTTTCGGCCCCTATGAAATTCAACCTGATAATCCTATCATAACTTCAAGAAATGACCCGGATCTTCCGTTTCAAAGGTCAGGCCATGGTTCATTAGTCGAAACACAAAACGGACAATGGTATATCGCGCATCTTTGCAGCAGGCCGATACCAAAATCTGAAAAACCATTTCGAAGAAGCGTACTCGGCAGAGAAACTGCCATTCAAAAAGTCAAATGGTGCGACGACGGCTGGCTACGGCTTGAAAACGATTCTAACCGGCCGCAGGCAACCGTTCCGGCGCCGCGACTGCCTCTGCATCCATTTAAACCTGAACCTGCCAGAGATGATTTCAACGGCAAGACGCTCAATCTTCATCTTAATACGCTGCGTGTGCCGCCGGACGAAAGCTGGTTATCGCTTACACAAAGGCCGGGCTGGTTGAGGATTTACGGCAGAGAATCGCTTGGTTCTAAATTCAGACAGAGTATGGTCGCAAGAAGAATTACCAGTCTGAATTGTATTGCCGAAACGTGCGTTGAATTCGAGCCGAAGACTTTTCAGCAGGCGGCAGGACTGATATGCTTCTACGATACGCAGAATTATTATTACCTGAAAATTACCGATAACGAAACAACTGGAAAATGTGTGACCGTTTGTTACAGCCAGAACGACGTATATACCGAATTAACCACACAGATGTTTCCTGTGTCCCAAAAGGCCTGTTACCTGAGAGCGGAAATAGATTATGATAAATTGACCTTTTCCTATTCGCTCGACGGCAAAGACTGGAAAAAAATAAATGCCGTATTCGATATAACTACACTCAGCGACGAATACTGTCAGGAAGGCAGTTTCACGGGCGCATTCGTGGGTATTTGCGCACAGGATATGGCCGGGACAAAAACAAAAGCCGATTTCGATTATTTTGAATATCAAACAAAATAA
- a CDS encoding radical SAM protein: MSKIITTHRKTNFLSPSGLRCLANLPAVNISAGCLHNCIYCYTKGYSVYPGDDLIEIYDNMAERIAEEIKRKRKKPTAVYFCPSCDPFQPTPQIQQATFDVMKTILENGINVQFVTKGKISHNFLELFEKYHSKIAGQIGLISTDDNILSIIEPAAAKAQERLDQIERLIKIGVKMSVRCDPIIHDFTDANEQLHRLFSSIAKTGCEEVAISFLFLRAAIVSSLKKNIADAGSLDKILKPFSKGVTLPIGLKNSTGKMLPLEVRKLGFERIRKIANNYGIKIYICGCKNSDITDESCYITRELKNPQDSLFSD; the protein is encoded by the coding sequence ATGTCTAAAATAATTACTACACATCGCAAAACAAATTTTCTTTCGCCGTCCGGATTGAGATGTCTGGCAAATCTTCCTGCCGTAAATATATCTGCAGGATGTTTGCATAATTGCATCTATTGTTATACTAAAGGTTATTCTGTTTATCCCGGCGATGATTTAATTGAAATTTATGACAATATGGCTGAGCGAATAGCCGAAGAAATAAAACGAAAACGCAAAAAGCCAACCGCCGTTTATTTCTGCCCCTCATGCGATCCTTTTCAGCCCACACCACAAATCCAACAAGCCACTTTTGATGTAATGAAAACCATATTGGAAAATGGTATTAATGTTCAGTTTGTTACTAAAGGCAAAATATCACATAATTTTCTTGAGTTATTTGAAAAGTATCATTCTAAAATAGCCGGCCAAATTGGTCTGATATCCACTGACGATAACATCCTAAGTATAATTGAACCCGCTGCTGCTAAAGCCCAAGAAAGACTTGACCAAATTGAAAGACTAATCAAAATTGGTGTCAAAATGTCGGTTAGATGCGATCCTATAATACACGATTTTACTGATGCGAATGAACAATTACATCGTTTATTTTCATCAATTGCCAAAACAGGTTGTGAAGAAGTGGCTATCAGTTTTTTATTTTTGAGAGCCGCTATTGTGTCCAGCCTCAAAAAGAATATTGCTGATGCGGGTTCGCTGGATAAAATCCTGAAGCCATTTTCCAAAGGCGTTACATTGCCAATCGGCCTGAAAAATTCAACAGGAAAAATGCTGCCATTGGAAGTCAGAAAGTTGGGTTTTGAAAGAATCAGGAAAATTGCAAACAATTACGGCATAAAAATATATATTTGCGGCTGTAAAAATAGTGACATAACAGACGAAAGTTGTTATATTACTCGTGAATTGAAAAATCCCCAAGACAGTTTGTTTTCTGATTAA
- a CDS encoding IS3 family transposase has protein sequence MRYAWIKKHSRLFPKAVMCRVLIVSTSGYYDSIKRIPCPQQIRRRSIAQAAAHSYFESNRIYGYRKVYEDLQEEHVICCDQTVRRIMREIGVYSRIKRKFVVTTDSNHTLKIAENLLGRDFTAKRPNQKWAADITYIPTKQGWLYLAVVMDLFSRRIVGWSMGENIDSKLVRSAMEMAIQHRSPETGLIHHSDRGIQYASEGFQDLLNTNKFICSMSRKGNCWDNACAESFFGSLKNEWIRGRIYETYEEGKNDVFKYIEVFYNRKRRHASLGYVSPAVYEEMYEMKQEQAA, from the coding sequence ATGAGGTACGCATGGATAAAAAAGCACAGTCGGCTCTTTCCAAAGGCAGTTATGTGCAGGGTGTTGATAGTAAGCACAAGCGGCTATTATGACAGCATTAAACGGATTCCCTGTCCGCAGCAGATAAGACGCAGGTCGATTGCCCAGGCGGCGGCTCATAGTTATTTTGAAAGCAACCGCATTTACGGCTATCGGAAAGTATATGAAGATTTGCAGGAAGAGCACGTTATCTGCTGTGACCAGACAGTCAGACGTATAATGCGTGAAATCGGGGTGTATTCACGTATTAAACGCAAATTTGTGGTTACTACGGATTCCAATCATACTCTGAAAATAGCTGAGAATCTTCTCGGTCGTGACTTTACAGCTAAAAGACCCAACCAGAAGTGGGCAGCGGATATAACTTATATTCCGACCAAACAGGGCTGGTTATATCTTGCTGTTGTAATGGATTTATTCTCACGCAGAATAGTCGGCTGGTCAATGGGCGAAAACATTGATTCAAAATTAGTGCGGTCAGCGATGGAAATGGCGATACAGCACAGAAGTCCGGAGACAGGCTTAATCCATCATAGCGACCGTGGGATTCAATATGCCTCTGAGGGGTTTCAGGATTTGCTGAATACCAACAAGTTTATTTGCAGTATGAGCAGGAAAGGCAACTGCTGGGACAATGCCTGTGCTGAAAGCTTCTTTGGCAGCTTGAAAAATGAGTGGATCAGGGGCAGAATATATGAAACTTATGAAGAAGGGAAAAATGATGTTTTCAAATATATCGAGGTGTTTTATAATCGTAAACGCAGACATGCTTCGCTGGGCTATGTTAGCCCGGCTGTATATGAAGAGATGTATGAAATGAAACAGGAACAGGCGGCATAA
- a CDS encoding transposase, with protein sequence MAKYRKYSKDFKLQAAKLVTEQGYSYDLAAKRLGTTGWSIRNWVQKFQQTGELPSKKETQPKIDEIRDLRKENARLKMENDILKKAAAYFARESI encoded by the coding sequence ATGGCAAAGTACAGGAAATACAGTAAAGACTTCAAGTTACAGGCAGCAAAATTAGTTACAGAACAGGGTTATTCGTATGACTTGGCAGCTAAAAGGCTTGGCACCACAGGCTGGTCAATTCGTAACTGGGTTCAGAAATTCCAGCAAACCGGAGAACTTCCATCTAAAAAGGAGACTCAACCCAAGATAGATGAGATTAGAGACTTGCGTAAAGAAAATGCCCGGCTGAAGATGGAGAATGACATATTAAAAAAAGCGGCGGCGTACTTTGCAAGGGAGTCGATATGA
- a CDS encoding DUF488 domain-containing protein — MVRLLILGLIVLVRIEKKAGFYMKIYTIGYGGRKPSEFIDLLKKVNVRTVVDVRLSPERAFMGIYAKGKDLHKGIQGLLERAGIQYIWVLELGNPFKDDKDWKPKYQLHLEEKGDMLCSKLYGLKTSFCLLCCEKYSSTCHRKVISEYLADKGYEVEHLE; from the coding sequence TTGGTAAGATTGTTGATCCTTGGCTTGATAGTTTTAGTGAGAATAGAAAAAAAGGCTGGATTTTATATGAAAATATATACAATCGGTTATGGTGGTAGAAAACCCAGCGAATTCATTGACCTTCTTAAAAAGGTCAATGTGAGAACCGTTGTTGATGTAAGATTGAGCCCAGAGCGTGCTTTTATGGGAATATACGCTAAAGGCAAAGATCTACACAAAGGTATCCAGGGCTTGCTTGAACGTGCAGGCATCCAATACATCTGGGTTCTGGAATTAGGTAACCCTTTCAAGGATGATAAAGACTGGAAGCCGAAATATCAATTGCACCTGGAAGAAAAAGGAGATATGCTCTGTTCGAAACTGTATGGGTTAAAAACCTCATTTTGCCTTTTATGTTGTGAAAAATACTCTTCGACTTGTCATCGTAAAGTTATTTCCGAATATCTGGCAGATAAGGGATATGAAGTTGAGCATTTGGAATAA
- a CDS encoding helix-turn-helix domain-containing protein, with the protein MSNYNVTKIKPAERHYLVKKDDPLHGILSSVAVGFDEIEPGCKISCPKPYLDSLAVEMTISGHAVNYYPTGKALHSPGSLLAMFPELSFYEVAQNDVWNPCWFVLWGPLADKFVLELAKNAVALSMEPVPGNIRFDMFEVCRMILQQPAGWVWKWNSHLFSVLNYIRYTIISYSHTSSLIAKAREIMDNNKSSPISLTEIADILNVSLSTLSHTFRTETGISPAKVYKQIRIDKAKQLLVNGLSVQETSQQLGFENPFHFSKLFKQLEQIPPSQYQEQNQKPSLRTKIL; encoded by the coding sequence ATGAGTAATTATAATGTTACAAAAATTAAACCTGCAGAAAGACATTACCTTGTCAAAAAAGATGACCCACTCCATGGGATATTGTCCTCAGTTGCTGTCGGTTTTGATGAAATCGAACCTGGATGTAAAATTTCCTGCCCTAAACCATATCTCGATAGTCTTGCGGTTGAAATGACGATCTCCGGTCATGCAGTTAATTACTATCCAACAGGGAAAGCATTGCACTCTCCTGGTTCACTACTGGCTATGTTCCCAGAACTATCCTTCTACGAAGTTGCTCAAAATGACGTCTGGAATCCATGCTGGTTTGTGCTTTGGGGGCCTTTGGCAGATAAATTTGTTTTGGAATTGGCAAAAAATGCTGTGGCTTTGTCAATGGAACCTGTTCCAGGCAATATCCGGTTTGATATGTTTGAAGTATGCAGAATGATACTTCAACAGCCCGCTGGCTGGGTATGGAAATGGAATAGTCACTTGTTTTCTGTATTAAATTACATACGCTATACTATCATTTCATATTCTCACACTTCGAGTCTTATCGCTAAAGCCAGAGAAATAATGGATAACAATAAAAGTTCTCCGATATCTTTGACTGAAATTGCAGATATATTGAATGTCAGTCTGTCTACGCTCTCACACACCTTCAGAACGGAAACAGGCATTTCCCCTGCAAAGGTTTATAAACAAATCAGAATTGATAAGGCCAAACAATTATTGGTTAATGGCCTTAGTGTCCAGGAAACCAGTCAACAGTTAGGATTTGAAAACCCCTTTCATTTCTCAAAATTATTTAAACAGTTAGAACAAATTCCGCCTTCTCAATATCAGGAGCAAAACCAGAAACCTTCGTTAAGAACAAAAATATTATAA
- a CDS encoding aminotransferase class III-fold pyridoxal phosphate-dependent enzyme: protein MSNRYAKSYEIFEKAKQIIPGGVTKARVPHVPGRYPVYADKAEGAYVWDVDGNKYIDWMCGYGCILLGHRYKPVDNAAKAQIDKTFMTFLASPVQNTLAEMLIADIPSAEMVRFCKSGTDATSGAVRIARIYTGRDKIVRWGYHGWADWAVSNFHGFDVGVPQVVRDLTLTFEYNNIDSLQKVFDANKGQIACLIMMPFETELPKPGFLEKAKEICHKNGAVFIMDEVRSSYRMALGGAQEYYKVTPDVTALSKSMANGYSIGGIVGKKEIMEVITKGLFSATFFVSTLEMAAAIATINIIRNEPVIKHIWDIGEKLQKGLKGAVEGKGVNVKVVGAPPMPFVQFNLEDKEQNEKFKMEFYAEVAANGVYFHPNHHWFVSYSHTQEHVNRTVEVCEKALKKAISICC from the coding sequence ATGTCGAACCGATATGCCAAGTCTTATGAGATTTTTGAAAAAGCCAAGCAGATAATTCCGGGCGGAGTAACAAAAGCCAGAGTACCTCATGTGCCGGGCAGATACCCCGTATATGCTGATAAGGCCGAAGGTGCTTATGTATGGGATGTTGACGGAAATAAGTATATCGACTGGATGTGTGGCTATGGTTGTATTTTGTTAGGCCACAGATATAAGCCCGTTGACAATGCCGCAAAGGCTCAGATAGATAAAACCTTTATGACATTTCTTGCCAGCCCTGTTCAGAATACTTTAGCCGAAATGCTTATTGCAGATATACCTTCGGCGGAAATGGTTCGATTCTGCAAAAGCGGCACAGATGCAACTTCAGGGGCAGTACGAATTGCAAGAATTTACACCGGACGGGACAAGATAGTCCGATGGGGTTATCACGGCTGGGCAGACTGGGCGGTCTCGAATTTTCATGGTTTTGATGTTGGTGTGCCTCAGGTGGTTCGAGATTTGACACTGACATTTGAATATAACAATATAGATTCGCTTCAGAAGGTTTTTGATGCGAATAAGGGTCAGATAGCCTGTCTGATTATGATGCCTTTTGAAACAGAACTGCCCAAGCCTGGTTTTCTCGAAAAGGCTAAAGAGATTTGCCATAAAAACGGAGCGGTTTTTATTATGGACGAAGTCCGGTCAAGCTACAGAATGGCACTGGGCGGGGCTCAGGAATATTACAAGGTTACTCCGGATGTAACAGCGCTGAGTAAAAGTATGGCCAATGGTTATTCAATCGGCGGTATCGTTGGAAAGAAAGAGATAATGGAAGTTATAACCAAAGGCTTATTTTCCGCCACCTTTTTTGTCAGTACGCTTGAAATGGCGGCGGCAATTGCGACGATAAATATTATTCGGAATGAACCGGTAATAAAACATATCTGGGATATCGGAGAGAAATTACAGAAGGGCTTAAAAGGAGCAGTTGAAGGTAAGGGTGTAAACGTAAAAGTTGTTGGTGCACCACCAATGCCTTTTGTGCAGTTCAATTTAGAAGATAAAGAGCAGAATGAAAAATTTAAAATGGAATTCTATGCAGAAGTTGCTGCAAACGGCGTTTACTTCCATCCCAATCATCATTGGTTTGTGAGCTATTCTCATACACAAGAGCATGTGAACAGGACTGTTGAAGTTTGTGAAAAGGCATTAAAGAAAGCGATTTCAATTTGCTGTTAA
- a CDS encoding uroporphyrinogen decarboxylase family protein, with product MTLTKKQNFLMAVRGETPEQVPVSPLIHWRFSEKLLGSYHWKDTIKIHKMLGSTWFRGPISIGPNSDYDVRWGMEIRELPNDDPGKNYARIISNSKGTITGRHKIGFDPKDPTLGFEYEYFVKDRKDWDVVREYWQNELEKAPMPEHNDIDEAAAILGDDGVSSVIINSAFTRLCLMRGMENMMLDMYDIPSVLEELQHLSIEMRKREVESFLQSKGEVLVYDICWLTGMGVSPEMFRKWLFPEMEMICDMVRKGGKYIGLYTLGRIKHFLPAMIEAKPHFIETFEQNEGDITLAEAKQKYGKQICLMGNFNPLILQDGSVEDCIREAKRCLNEAMRGGGYVMVTGCEVPPTTPVDNLKAMVDTVGKFGKY from the coding sequence ATGACGTTGACAAAAAAACAAAATTTTCTCATGGCAGTTCGCGGCGAAACTCCAGAACAGGTTCCGGTATCTCCATTGATTCATTGGCGATTTTCGGAAAAGCTGCTGGGCAGTTATCACTGGAAAGATACAATCAAAATCCACAAAATGCTGGGGTCCACTTGGTTTCGCGGTCCTATATCGATAGGGCCAAATTCGGATTATGATGTTCGATGGGGTATGGAAATCAGAGAATTGCCAAATGATGATCCAGGCAAAAATTATGCGAGAATAATATCAAATTCCAAAGGCACAATAACAGGACGGCATAAAATCGGGTTTGACCCGAAAGACCCGACATTGGGATTTGAATATGAGTATTTTGTTAAGGACAGAAAAGACTGGGATGTTGTAAGAGAATATTGGCAAAATGAATTGGAAAAAGCTCCTATGCCTGAGCATAATGACATCGACGAGGCAGCAGCTATTTTGGGCGATGATGGTGTATCAAGCGTTATAATTAATTCTGCTTTCACCCGTTTGTGTCTAATGCGAGGTATGGAAAATATGATGCTCGATATGTATGATATTCCATCTGTATTGGAAGAATTGCAGCATCTGTCGATTGAAATGAGAAAGAGAGAGGTGGAATCTTTCCTTCAATCTAAAGGCGAAGTGCTTGTTTATGATATTTGCTGGCTTACAGGGATGGGGGTAAGTCCTGAAATGTTTCGCAAGTGGCTTTTTCCCGAAATGGAGATGATTTGCGATATGGTTCGCAAAGGAGGCAAATATATAGGTCTCTACACACTCGGGAGAATAAAACACTTTTTGCCTGCGATGATTGAAGCAAAGCCGCATTTCATCGAAACCTTTGAACAAAACGAAGGAGATATAACCCTTGCAGAAGCAAAACAAAAATATGGAAAACAGATTTGTCTGATGGGTAATTTTAATCCACTTATTTTGCAGGATGGCAGCGTTGAAGATTGTATTCGCGAAGCTAAGAGATGTCTTAATGAGGCAATGAGAGGCGGCGGCTATGTTATGGTAACCGGCTGTGAAGTTCCTCCGACCACGCCTGTTGATAACCTAAAAGCTATGGTGGATACGGTTGGGAAATTTGGTAAATATTGA
- a CDS encoding Gfo/Idh/MocA family oxidoreductase, producing the protein MIKLAIVGTGSMANNHALAFKAIKGVNLVACCDIIADVAKQFAKTHNIRSYYADFDKMLDMENLDAVSIVSSDKFHAELSLAAIRKGLHLFCEKPLATNPEDAWKMAKVAQKTKVINMVNFVYRRFPALQKARSLVEKGTLGDIRHIEAHYLQSWLTGKHWGDWKKTPAFLWRLSKNYDSSGALGDIGCHILDFVTFVAGDISKIYCQIKTFDKGVKTPYKGYSLDANDSANILAEFVNGAAGTINVSRWATGQMDSLFLQVHGTKGALKIDSDTGEDKLWLSVGENINVPKWEAVVCGKCATNYERFIKSIKTGNNDVPDFSVGARIQDYINACFKSDAQKKPLSIK; encoded by the coding sequence ATGATTAAGCTGGCAATAGTCGGAACAGGCAGTATGGCGAATAATCATGCGTTAGCTTTTAAGGCAATCAAAGGGGTTAATTTGGTTGCCTGCTGCGATATTATTGCTGATGTCGCAAAACAATTTGCCAAAACTCATAATATCCGGAGCTATTATGCTGATTTCGATAAAATGCTGGATATGGAAAATTTAGACGCAGTTTCCATTGTGTCAAGCGATAAATTTCATGCCGAATTATCACTCGCTGCAATCAGAAAAGGTTTGCATCTTTTTTGTGAAAAGCCTTTGGCTACAAATCCTGAGGATGCATGGAAGATGGCCAAGGTTGCGCAAAAGACGAAGGTCATCAATATGGTGAATTTTGTTTATCGCCGTTTTCCTGCCCTGCAAAAAGCCAGGTCGTTGGTTGAAAAAGGAACATTGGGCGATATCAGGCATATTGAAGCACATTACCTTCAATCCTGGCTTACAGGGAAACACTGGGGTGATTGGAAAAAAACGCCCGCTTTTTTGTGGCGTCTGTCAAAAAACTATGATAGTTCCGGTGCGCTCGGCGATATTGGATGTCATATTCTGGATTTTGTAACATTTGTTGCAGGCGATATTAGTAAAATCTATTGTCAAATCAAAACGTTCGACAAAGGAGTTAAAACTCCTTATAAAGGCTATAGTCTGGATGCTAATGATTCAGCGAACATTCTGGCCGAATTTGTTAATGGTGCAGCCGGTACAATTAACGTAAGCCGCTGGGCTACCGGGCAGATGGACAGCCTTTTTCTGCAGGTTCACGGCACTAAAGGAGCATTGAAAATTGATTCCGACACCGGCGAGGATAAGCTATGGCTGTCCGTAGGGGAAAATATTAATGTGCCTAAATGGGAAGCTGTTGTATGCGGCAAGTGCGCAACCAACTACGAGAGATTCATTAAGAGCATTAAAACCGGCAATAATGATGTGCCGGATTTTTCCGTGGGCGCTCGGATTCAGGATTATATAAATGCTTGTTTTAAAAGTGATGCACAAAAAAAACCTTTAAGTATAAAATAA
- a CDS encoding uroporphyrinogen decarboxylase family protein, giving the protein MTNKERFIKAFSGSGEMDRAPFEPGLDYDTVVDLSGLDFWQFSRQGRTYLSEVMHLSERFGFDVYHYAGDIPVANPGQNVEIIMRELDEEDLRIVETNILTSKGKIQQLRRYPRFGPEYSNEKFVKNIDKDWPIFREYFGMNWRIGENFYNDYNKVGNQGVVGVVVHSPIDFWQEYRHGGVEQMLFDCLDSGSILREFCEYYLYNSVEYIKKVSRLDIKPDFVMIHGSCCSASLISPPIFKNYVLPYLQEISAILKDAGILSLLHICGRSNDWLDMIAYDTNINVIDALEKYPYGNVDLSRVKKKYGTKLCLKGNVAAIVMATGTRQEVREEVKRCIDQAAEGGGFVLAVGDSIGPKGKLENIEEFVVTALEYGKY; this is encoded by the coding sequence ATGACAAATAAGGAAAGATTTATTAAAGCTTTCTCTGGCTCCGGAGAAATGGATAGAGCCCCATTTGAACCAGGTCTGGATTATGATACTGTAGTCGATTTATCAGGGCTCGATTTCTGGCAGTTCAGCCGGCAAGGTCGCACGTATCTCAGTGAAGTGATGCATTTGTCTGAAAGATTCGGTTTTGATGTATATCATTATGCCGGCGATATACCTGTTGCTAATCCGGGCCAGAATGTAGAAATAATCATGAGAGAACTCGATGAGGAAGATTTACGCATTGTTGAAACAAATATATTGACTTCCAAAGGCAAAATCCAGCAGCTTAGAAGATATCCCCGCTTTGGTCCTGAATACAGCAATGAAAAGTTTGTAAAAAATATTGATAAAGATTGGCCGATTTTTCGAGAATATTTTGGAATGAATTGGCGGATTGGAGAGAATTTTTATAATGATTATAATAAAGTTGGCAATCAGGGGGTTGTTGGGGTTGTAGTACATTCTCCAATTGATTTTTGGCAGGAATACCGCCACGGCGGAGTTGAACAGATGTTATTTGATTGTCTTGATTCGGGTAGTATCTTGCGAGAGTTCTGTGAGTATTACTTATATAACTCTGTAGAATATATTAAAAAGGTAAGCCGATTGGATATTAAACCTGATTTTGTGATGATACACGGTTCGTGCTGTTCTGCAAGTTTGATATCGCCTCCAATTTTTAAAAATTATGTGTTGCCGTATTTGCAGGAGATTTCAGCGATTCTTAAAGACGCAGGTATATTAAGTCTTCTGCATATATGCGGCAGAAGTAATGATTGGCTTGATATGATAGCGTATGATACAAATATAAATGTTATAGATGCCCTTGAAAAGTATCCTTATGGCAATGTAGATTTGAGTCGGGTTAAGAAAAAGTATGGCACCAAGCTCTGTCTTAAAGGTAATGTGGCCGCTATTGTAATGGCAACTGGAACGCGACAAGAGGTTAGAGAAGAAGTCAAGCGTTGCATTGATCAGGCAGCTGAGGGAGGCGGGTTTGTACTTGCGGTTGGCGATAGTATTGGCCCGAAAGGCAAACTCGAAAATATTGAAGAGTTTGTAGTGACAGCATTGGAATATGGAAAATACTGA